Proteins encoded within one genomic window of Diorhabda sublineata isolate icDioSubl1.1 chromosome 1, icDioSubl1.1, whole genome shotgun sequence:
- the LOC130444249 gene encoding pancreatic triacylglycerol lipase-like, whose protein sequence is MNGERFSNNEDNVFKVCEEALGCIETDSRWYHKKFRPINLRPLPRHILKTDFLLIKKHNSNVDELFYTNLLPRESSIRESEFRNDSELMILIHDFTANGYTGWIKHLAKTIFIHSIDTNLISVDWQRGAEPPYDQAVANARVVALETISLIKELQDKFNYSLNNIHIVGHGIGAHIAGYIGTTYNKMKKITGLDPSGPRFQGMPNLVKLSAKNAKYVEVIHTDYYESRSLGINETLGHSDFFVNGARRQPGCPENNSFDNVLSVERTSLRPGDILPSCSHKRAFKYFVEALVNKNCKFQGIKCGSLSDFENGKCTRCNDHDCREFGLKTYADTSEGNQFFLNTAGRYPYCLLEYRIGVYITDDEKHGNFHFILVDENSNVAEAVVSTEEESYRLFKSGVENNNTFVYFASPPRLKNIKEAKYDFSEDIFFCPREDRVQIESGSYVTFRRCTEKTEPYNTPLGSVKDTLTHSEDENKSTETFSESPITSKVTTEITKSSSIKSVKRNQSQKGPN, encoded by the exons ATGGTGAAAGATTTTCGAACAATGAAGAta acgTATTCAAAGTATGCGAGGAAGCTTTGGGATGTATAGAAACTGATTCAAGATggtatcataaaaaatttagacCTATAAATTTGAGACCGCTTCCAAGGCATATTTTAAAAACCGACTTTTTActaattaaaaaacacaattct AACgttgatgaattattttatactaATCTATTACCAAGAGAATCGTCTATCAGAGAATCGGAGTTTAGGAATGATTCTGAGCTTATGATTTTGATACATGATTTTACAGCCAATGGGTACACCGGGTGGATAAAA CATTTggcaaaaactatttttatccATTCTATAGATACTAACTTAATTTCAGTAGATTGGCAAAGAGGCGCTGAGCCACCTTACGATCAAGCTGTAGCTAATGCCCGTGTAGTGGCACTGGAAACTATATCTCTCATCAAAGAACTGCAG GACAAATTCAATTATAGCTTGAATAATATACATATTGTTGGACACGGTATAGGTGCACACATTGCAGGATATATCGGTACtacttataataaaatgaaaaaaattacag GTTTAGATCCAAGTGGTCCAAGATTTCAAGGTATGCCGAATCTAGTGAAATTAAGTGCCAAAAATGCCAAATACGTCGAAGTCATCCATACGGATTATTACGAAT CTAGAAGTCTAGGTATAAACGAAACTCTAGGACATAGCGACTTTTTTGTAAATGGAGCAAGAAGGCAACCTGGCTGTCCAGAAAATAATTCTTTCGATAATGTTTTGTCTGTAGAAAGAACAAGTTTGAGACCGGGAGATATTTTACCAAGCTGTAGTCATAAAAGAGCATTCAAATACTTTGTAGAAGCTCTagtgaataaaaattgtaaatttcaaGGCATCAAATGTGGAAGTCTATCAGATTTTGAAAAC GGAAAGTGCACACGCTGTAATGATCATGATTGTCGAGAGTTTGGCTTAAAAACGTACGCTGATACTTCTGaaggaaatcaattttttttaaacactgcTGGACGTTACCCTTATTGTT TACTGGAATACAGAATAGGTGTGTATATTACAGATGATGAGAAGCATGGAAACTTCCATTTTATTCTAGTAGATGAAAATAGTAATGTTGCTGAGGCTGTAGTATCAACAGAGGA AGAATCCTACAGACTTTTCAAATCAGgagtagaaaataataatacgtTTGTATATTTTGCGAGTCCTCCTCGTcttaaaaatatcaaagaagCTAAA TATGATTTCAGcgaagatatttttttctgtccTCGAGAAGACCGAGTTCAAATCGAAAGTGGTTCTTATGTAACGTTTAGAAGATGTACTGAGAAAACTGAACCTTATAATACTCCACTTGGATCCGTAAAGGACACTCTAACGCATAGcgaagatgaaaataaaagtacAGAAACTTTTTCAGAAAGCCCGATTACTTCCAAAGTAACTACTGAAATAACTAAGAGTAGTTCAATTAAATCAGTAAAACGTAACCAATCACAAAAAGGTCCAAATTGA